In the genome of Pseudomonas sp. LBUM920, one region contains:
- a CDS encoding EboA domain-containing protein: protein MNMRQDGLAAHLQALTQQLTAAQLEWWQQAQAQLAQQPSATLAALLSGQCKRMLPAPAVELARALVLAKALEHTPVTEQVPLLRQLFLWGDDQEKIALLGALDWLDSDGLCVALALQAGRTSNPQVFAALALDTAYPSRHYPERAFHQLVLKALGMGLDVGRVMGLTQRQGVTLNQLALDLLDEQLAAERTVSPGLPTVIAFDLLSAAQRQRLRSLSLPPQWLAYLN, encoded by the coding sequence ATGAACATGCGCCAGGATGGCCTCGCCGCACACCTTCAAGCCCTGACCCAGCAACTGACCGCCGCCCAACTGGAGTGGTGGCAGCAGGCGCAGGCGCAGCTCGCCCAGCAACCCAGCGCCACCCTGGCGGCGTTGTTGAGCGGCCAATGCAAGCGCATGCTGCCCGCGCCGGCCGTGGAGTTGGCACGTGCACTGGTGCTGGCCAAAGCACTCGAACACACCCCGGTAACCGAGCAGGTACCGCTGCTGCGTCAGCTGTTCCTGTGGGGTGACGACCAGGAAAAAATCGCCCTGCTGGGTGCCCTCGACTGGCTCGACAGCGACGGCCTTTGCGTGGCGCTGGCCCTGCAGGCCGGGCGCACCAGCAACCCGCAGGTATTCGCCGCCCTCGCCCTCGACACGGCCTACCCGTCACGCCATTACCCGGAGCGCGCCTTTCACCAGCTGGTACTCAAAGCGCTCGGCATGGGCCTCGACGTGGGGCGCGTGATGGGGCTCACGCAGCGCCAGGGCGTCACGCTCAACCAACTGGCCCTTGACCTGCTCGATGAACAGCTCGCGGCCGAGCGAACCGTGTCCCCAGGGCTGCCCACCGTCATCGCCTTTGACCTGCTCAGCGCCGCGCAACGCCAGCGCCTGCGAAGCCTGAGCCTGCCGCCGCAATGGCTCGCCTACCTGAACTGA
- a CDS encoding TatD family hydrolase: MLKYFDPHIHMVSRTTDDYQNMAAAGITGVIEPAFWQGQARTSVGSFVDYFDTLLGWERFRASMFGIHHFCTIGLNPKEANDLSIANEVLQILPRYLVKDGVVAVGEIGYDDITPEEDRFLAAQLELAKQFNLPVLVHTPHRDKIGGTKRTLAVIREVGIAEHLVIIDHLNELTLPLVLDSECWRGHSIYPNTKMSEQRMVALLKEYGTEKMVVNSAADWGISDPLKVPKTGQAMLAAGFTEAQVEQVLFHNPVDFFAQSGQLDKALVSTPLPIDQRKQWQENSALRGQEPVVK; this comes from the coding sequence ATGCTCAAGTACTTCGATCCGCATATTCATATGGTCAGCCGCACCACCGACGACTACCAGAACATGGCCGCCGCCGGCATCACCGGCGTGATCGAGCCGGCGTTCTGGCAGGGCCAGGCACGCACCAGTGTCGGCAGTTTCGTCGACTACTTTGACACGCTGCTCGGCTGGGAACGCTTTCGCGCGAGCATGTTTGGCATTCATCACTTCTGCACCATCGGCCTTAACCCCAAAGAGGCGAATGACCTGTCGATCGCCAATGAAGTGCTGCAGATTCTGCCGCGCTACCTGGTCAAGGACGGCGTGGTGGCAGTGGGCGAAATCGGCTACGACGACATCACCCCTGAAGAGGACCGCTTTCTCGCCGCGCAGCTGGAGCTGGCCAAGCAATTCAACCTGCCGGTGCTGGTGCACACGCCGCACCGCGACAAGATCGGCGGCACCAAACGCACCCTCGCGGTGATCCGTGAAGTGGGCATCGCCGAACACCTGGTGATCATCGACCACCTCAACGAACTGACCTTGCCGCTGGTGCTCGACAGCGAGTGCTGGCGCGGCCATTCCATCTACCCCAACACCAAGATGTCGGAGCAGCGCATGGTCGCGCTGCTCAAGGAATACGGCACCGAAAAAATGGTGGTCAACAGCGCGGCGGATTGGGGCATCAGCGACCCACTCAAAGTGCCCAAGACCGGCCAGGCGATGTTGGCCGCAGGCTTCACGGAAGCCCAGGTCGAGCAGGTGCTGTTCCATAACCCGGTGGACTTTTTTGCCCAAAGTGGCCAGCTCGACAAGGCGCTGGTGAGCACGCCACTGCCCATCGACCAGCGCAAGCAATGGCAGGAAAACTCGGCCCTGCGCGGCCAGGAACCGGTGGTCAAATGA
- the eboE gene encoding metabolite traffic protein EboE, whose translation MSACSGWTAAQLGYCSNVHPTRDLAGLRASIKQHFQGVRNLRGLQQQDSGLWICAHAAAQLQQESARVQFLALLKHSGLRLTSLNGFPYGEFHQGAVKADVYLPNWADPQRLAYSLDLARLLAHALPNDCVHGVISTVPLGYAATWTPALQARADEQLSQLTAALAHLHWETGKKIVFCLEMEPDCVLENTEQAIAFFQRRQSMDPNHAYLALCFDVCHQAVMFEDCYQSLERLRAAEVPVGKIQLSNAMICRLPSDDASRREHVLTTLSTFAELTYLHQVKALTAQGHRVAWPDLPAALKDCAGFGELRIHFHIPLFSDHLLLPELSGSQIALAQTFDYLAAHADVRPVLEVETYSWGVLPVELRPATEAAQLAGIAAELRWVEEQLRQRNLLHVQEAYADAL comes from the coding sequence ATGAGTGCCTGCAGCGGCTGGACGGCCGCCCAGCTCGGGTATTGCAGCAATGTGCACCCAACGCGTGACCTGGCCGGATTACGGGCCTCGATCAAGCAGCATTTTCAAGGCGTGCGCAATTTGCGCGGGCTGCAGCAACAGGACAGCGGCCTGTGGATTTGCGCTCACGCGGCGGCGCAGCTGCAGCAGGAATCGGCGCGCGTGCAGTTCCTGGCATTGCTCAAGCACAGCGGCCTGCGCCTGACCTCGCTGAACGGTTTTCCCTATGGCGAATTTCATCAGGGCGCCGTCAAAGCCGACGTCTACCTGCCCAATTGGGCCGACCCGCAACGCCTGGCCTACAGCCTGGACCTGGCGCGCCTCCTCGCCCATGCCTTGCCAAACGACTGCGTCCACGGCGTGATCTCCACGGTACCGCTGGGCTATGCCGCCACCTGGACGCCGGCATTGCAGGCGCGCGCCGACGAGCAACTGAGCCAACTCACCGCCGCACTCGCCCACCTGCATTGGGAAACCGGCAAAAAAATCGTGTTCTGCCTGGAAATGGAACCGGACTGCGTGCTGGAAAACACCGAGCAGGCCATCGCGTTTTTCCAGCGCCGGCAATCCATGGACCCCAACCATGCCTACTTGGCGTTGTGCTTCGATGTGTGCCATCAGGCGGTGATGTTCGAAGACTGCTACCAGTCGCTGGAACGGCTGCGCGCGGCCGAGGTGCCGGTGGGCAAGATCCAGCTGTCCAACGCGATGATTTGCCGCTTGCCATCGGACGACGCCAGCCGGCGCGAACACGTGCTCACGACCCTGAGCACCTTCGCCGAACTCACGTACTTACATCAGGTGAAAGCGCTCACGGCCCAGGGCCATCGAGTGGCCTGGCCAGACCTGCCGGCCGCCCTGAAGGACTGCGCCGGGTTCGGCGAACTGCGCATCCACTTCCACATCCCGCTGTTCAGCGACCACCTGTTGCTGCCCGAACTCAGCGGCAGCCAGATTGCCCTGGCGCAGACCTTCGACTACCTGGCGGCGCATGCCGATGTGCGCCCGGTGCTGGAGGTGGAAACCTACAGCTGGGGCGTGCTGCCCGTTGAATTGCGGCCCGCTACCGAGGCCGCTCAATTGGCCGGCATCGCCGCTGAGCTGCGCTGGGTCGAAGAGCAACTGCGCCAGCGCAACCTGTTGCACGTGCAGGAGGCCTACGCCGATGCCCTCTGA
- a CDS encoding alkaline phosphatase family protein has translation MPSEQPLLLINVVGLTPSLLGEATPHINTLLKTAKMASLQPVFPAVTSTVQASILTGAPPSQHGIVGNGWYFRDQAEVRFWLQPNGLIQGEKVWHTLKRELPGFRCSQLFWWYNMYADVDAAITPRPHYPADGRKQFGLYSSPPGLHEQIEAQIGEFPFHGFWGPAAGIASSRWIVDCAMAEFQINRPHLQLIYLPHLDYSLQRVGPEHPSIADEVRAIDAEVGRLLAFAEAQGAAVMVLSEYGIEAVEQSVSINRVLRAEGLLQVRQSLSWELLDPGASAAFAVADHQVAHIYVKQAQDIARIKALLQRQPGIEQVLDTAEQRAWQLDHPRSGELVAVAAAGYWFDYYYWLDERKAPDFARTVDIHRKPGYDPVELFIDPAIRFPKLKMARRLLQKKLGFRYYMDLIPLDTTLVRGSHGRLPSSAQTGPLLITNCDLALPQQLAATAVKQLLLEHFLGRPHLELANAKELPCGEPYLSLS, from the coding sequence ATGCCCTCTGAACAACCGCTGCTGCTGATCAATGTGGTCGGGCTCACGCCCTCGCTGTTGGGCGAAGCGACGCCGCACATCAACACCCTGCTCAAGACCGCCAAGATGGCCAGCCTGCAACCGGTGTTCCCCGCCGTAACCTCGACGGTGCAGGCCTCGATCCTCACTGGCGCACCGCCGTCGCAGCACGGGATTGTCGGCAATGGCTGGTACTTTCGCGATCAGGCCGAGGTGCGTTTCTGGCTGCAACCCAATGGGTTGATCCAGGGCGAAAAGGTCTGGCACACGCTCAAGCGCGAGCTCCCGGGCTTTCGCTGCAGCCAGTTGTTCTGGTGGTACAACATGTACGCCGACGTGGACGCCGCCATCACCCCGCGCCCGCATTACCCGGCCGATGGGCGCAAACAGTTCGGGCTGTATTCGTCACCGCCCGGGCTGCATGAGCAGATCGAGGCGCAGATTGGCGAGTTCCCTTTCCATGGCTTCTGGGGGCCGGCGGCGGGCATTGCATCAAGCCGCTGGATCGTCGACTGCGCGATGGCCGAGTTCCAGATCAATCGCCCTCACCTGCAATTGATCTACTTGCCTCACCTCGACTACAGCTTGCAGCGCGTGGGGCCTGAACATCCCTCGATTGCCGATGAAGTACGCGCCATCGACGCCGAGGTGGGGCGCCTGCTGGCCTTCGCCGAGGCGCAGGGGGCGGCGGTGATGGTGCTGTCCGAGTACGGCATCGAAGCGGTCGAGCAGTCGGTGTCGATCAACCGCGTGCTGCGCGCCGAAGGCCTGTTGCAGGTGCGCCAATCCTTGAGCTGGGAACTGCTCGACCCGGGCGCCAGTGCGGCGTTTGCGGTGGCCGATCATCAGGTTGCGCACATCTACGTAAAGCAGGCACAGGACATTGCGCGGATCAAAGCCTTGCTGCAGCGCCAGCCCGGTATCGAGCAGGTGCTCGATACAGCCGAGCAACGTGCCTGGCAGCTCGATCACCCGCGCAGCGGCGAGCTGGTGGCCGTGGCCGCCGCGGGCTACTGGTTCGATTACTACTACTGGCTGGATGAGCGCAAGGCGCCGGACTTTGCGCGCACCGTGGACATCCACCGCAAGCCTGGCTACGACCCGGTCGAGCTGTTCATCGACCCGGCGATTCGCTTCCCCAAACTAAAAATGGCGCGCCGCCTGCTGCAAAAAAAGCTCGGCTTTCGCTACTACATGGACCTGATTCCGCTGGACACCACGCTGGTGCGTGGCAGCCACGGGCGCCTGCCCAGCAGCGCACAGACCGGCCCATTGCTGATCACCAATTGCGATCTGGCGTTGCCGCAGCAGCTTGCGGCGACGGCAGTCAAGCAACTGCTCCTGGAACACTTCCTGGGGCGCCCACACCTCGAACTGGCCAATGCCAAGGAGCTTCCATGCGGCGAGCCTTATCTATCACTGTCCTGA
- a CDS encoding putative quinol monooxygenase — MSDEVRLVVIINTQPGKGAEQRAAFAKLAPLVRAEHGCLHYDLHPVVGNPDSFVLIEKWASKDALGAHHVAAHMVEAARHNPSFRAGPATVLLLEDAV; from the coding sequence ATGTCAGATGAAGTGCGGCTTGTCGTCATAATCAATACGCAGCCCGGCAAGGGCGCCGAGCAACGTGCAGCGTTCGCGAAACTGGCCCCATTGGTCAGGGCCGAGCATGGCTGTCTGCACTACGATTTGCACCCCGTGGTCGGCAACCCTGACAGTTTTGTCTTGATCGAAAAGTGGGCCTCGAAGGACGCCCTGGGCGCCCACCATGTGGCCGCTCATATGGTCGAAGCGGCCCGGCACAATCCGTCTTTTCGCGCCGGCCCCGCGACCGTTTTGCTGTTGGAGGATGCGGTTTAG
- a CDS encoding DUF1090 family protein, translating to MHLSKLAPTAALLSLFTLPTHAADLTALTGALSSALGGASNSNSNTLSTNNASCQQQMRDLQANINAAKGKGDSLRATAFQAALTQTNKSCNNSNYNAQAQVDTHPQRQQNMNKAADAINAIGGLFK from the coding sequence ATGCATCTTTCCAAACTCGCGCCAACCGCCGCCCTGCTCAGCCTGTTTACCCTGCCCACCCACGCTGCCGACCTGACCGCCCTGACGGGCGCCCTGTCATCGGCCTTGGGCGGCGCCAGCAACAGCAATAGCAACACCCTCAGCACGAATAACGCCTCCTGCCAGCAACAGATGCGCGACCTGCAGGCCAACATAAACGCGGCCAAAGGCAAGGGTGACAGCTTGCGCGCAACGGCCTTCCAGGCGGCGCTGACACAAACCAACAAAAGCTGCAATAATTCCAACTACAACGCTCAGGCACAAGTGGACACCCATCCTCAACGCCAGCAAAACATGAACAAGGCCGCGGATGCCATCAATGCCATCGGTGGTTTGTTCAAGTAA
- a CDS encoding GNAT family N-acetyltransferase, which produces MNPAQGRIDFSGLTCRTLEVNDLETICMHRQSMFLDAGGDLDKLQVMTQHFRPWLTQRLSDGRYFGFLLLDAGRPVAGIGLMSIEWPPHPSHPTSDQRGYVLNVYVEPQYRRRGLASALMQAAEAEFSRREITFAVLHATRMGRPIYEQIGWAGTSEMAKLLS; this is translated from the coding sequence ATGAACCCAGCACAAGGACGTATCGATTTTTCAGGGCTGACTTGCCGCACGCTTGAGGTCAATGATCTCGAAACCATCTGCATGCACCGGCAAAGCATGTTCCTCGACGCGGGTGGCGATCTGGATAAGTTACAGGTGATGACCCAACATTTTCGACCATGGCTGACGCAACGTTTAAGTGATGGCCGCTACTTTGGGTTCTTGCTGCTTGACGCCGGGCGGCCGGTTGCCGGTATTGGGCTGATGTCCATCGAATGGCCGCCGCACCCATCACATCCTACGTCGGACCAGCGAGGTTATGTGCTGAACGTCTACGTTGAGCCGCAATATCGGCGGCGAGGCTTGGCATCAGCGCTGATGCAGGCAGCTGAAGCGGAGTTTTCTCGACGAGAGATCACATTTGCCGTACTGCATGCTACCCGGATGGGGCGGCCTATTTATGAGCAAATCGGCTGGGCCGGTACGTCTGAAATGGCAAAGTTACTGTCTTAG
- a CDS encoding fasciclin domain-containing protein: protein MHAFYKKIAAAACFAILSVTATVSFAADSVMVGGAAMYPSKTIVENAVNSKDHTTLVAAVKAAGLVDTLNSKGPFTVFAPTNEAFAKLPAGTVDTLVKPEHKADLTKILTYHVVPGTHTSAQLMADAKKNGGTVVLKTVQGESLNIKLHDGKLWVVDAKGGKASISIADVMQSNGVIHVVDSVLMP, encoded by the coding sequence ATGCACGCCTTTTACAAAAAAATTGCTGCAGCAGCCTGCTTCGCTATTCTCTCCGTAACCGCAACCGTCAGCTTCGCCGCCGACTCTGTGATGGTCGGAGGCGCAGCGATGTACCCGAGTAAAACCATCGTGGAAAACGCGGTCAATTCAAAGGACCACACGACGCTGGTTGCAGCCGTCAAGGCTGCCGGGTTGGTTGATACGCTCAATAGCAAAGGCCCATTCACCGTATTCGCACCGACAAACGAAGCCTTTGCCAAGCTGCCTGCAGGCACCGTCGATACGCTGGTCAAGCCTGAACACAAAGCCGACCTGACTAAAATCCTGACCTACCATGTCGTACCCGGCACTCACACATCGGCACAACTGATGGCCGACGCCAAAAAGAACGGCGGCACCGTTGTGTTGAAAACAGTTCAAGGTGAGTCGCTGAATATCAAGCTGCACGATGGCAAGCTTTGGGTGGTAGATGCCAAAGGCGGTAAGGCAAGTATCAGCATCGCAGACGTGATGCAGTCCAACGGCGTGATCCACGTTGTTGACTCGGTCTTGATGCCTTAA
- a CDS encoding alpha/beta hydrolase — protein MSTSTLTSYIFSTPRHTTHYVASGPAEGPLMMFLHGWPQLSLIWRAQMQAFAAQGWYCVAPDMRGYGGSSVPADTHAYTLENIVADMAELHDHLGGMPAIWVGHDWGSVVAGELVAHEPQRSRGVVLISVPYFPTTNALPTLVSLVDRTIYPADEYPDGQWDYYRYYNTHFASAVADLDADKAASLASIYRRGDPASITKVASNAQVTSRGGRFGEAHRAPPTQPDPALWPQTDFAALVRRFEQHGFRAPCAWYLNDDANIEYADRAPNGGRLSLSVLFVNGDYDPMNTIKGNQLGEPMRAACADLTVTSLSGGHWLPVECKTELVEAISTWLHCRNLR, from the coding sequence GTGTCCACTTCCACGCTGACCTCGTACATCTTCAGCACGCCCCGTCATACGACCCACTATGTGGCGTCGGGACCTGCCGAGGGGCCATTGATGATGTTCCTGCACGGCTGGCCGCAGCTCAGTCTGATCTGGCGCGCGCAGATGCAAGCGTTCGCTGCTCAGGGCTGGTACTGCGTTGCACCCGACATGCGCGGCTATGGCGGCTCTTCTGTGCCGGCGGACACCCACGCGTATACCCTTGAAAACATCGTGGCAGACATGGCAGAGCTTCATGACCACCTCGGTGGAATGCCCGCCATTTGGGTGGGCCACGATTGGGGCAGCGTTGTTGCGGGTGAATTGGTCGCCCATGAACCCCAGCGCAGCCGTGGCGTTGTGCTGATTTCGGTCCCGTACTTCCCCACCACGAACGCGCTGCCGACGCTCGTCTCGCTGGTTGACCGAACGATCTATCCGGCAGACGAGTATCCAGACGGTCAATGGGATTACTACCGCTATTACAACACGCACTTCGCGTCCGCCGTCGCTGACCTTGATGCCGATAAAGCCGCATCACTGGCTTCGATCTATCGACGAGGCGACCCTGCGAGCATCACCAAAGTCGCATCAAACGCCCAAGTCACCAGCAGAGGAGGGCGGTTTGGTGAAGCACACCGAGCCCCGCCCACCCAGCCCGACCCCGCGCTTTGGCCGCAGACGGACTTCGCGGCACTGGTGCGCAGATTTGAGCAGCATGGTTTTCGCGCGCCCTGCGCATGGTATTTGAACGACGATGCCAACATCGAGTACGCCGATCGAGCGCCCAATGGCGGCCGCCTGTCCTTGTCCGTACTGTTTGTAAACGGTGACTACGACCCGATGAATACCATCAAGGGTAACCAGTTGGGCGAGCCAATGCGTGCCGCCTGCGCAGACCTCACCGTAACGAGTTTATCTGGCGGGCATTGGTTGCCGGTGGAGTGCAAGACCGAACTCGTCGAGGCAATCAGTACCTGGCTTCATTGCAGAAACTTACGATGA
- a CDS encoding DUF2846 domain-containing protein, which translates to MTRVWKISALVWLGLLSACTITGPTFTPLENVGSQRGVIYVYRPSNYDMGLMSALISLDGKPVASLENGGYVAVPVTPGEHTVTQKWKAGILGNADLEGDTTAVVIDVKSSDASYISLTSSSARVRVNQSNAVKLHWQLNKVSADQALSEISECRKVEAL; encoded by the coding sequence ATGACTAGGGTATGGAAGATCTCAGCACTTGTCTGGTTAGGGCTACTCAGCGCCTGCACGATCACAGGGCCAACATTTACCCCTCTTGAAAACGTGGGTTCCCAACGGGGTGTCATCTATGTCTACAGGCCCAGTAACTACGACATGGGTTTAATGTCTGCCTTGATTTCTTTGGATGGCAAGCCAGTAGCGTCTCTGGAGAACGGTGGTTATGTAGCCGTACCTGTTACGCCAGGTGAGCACACGGTCACTCAGAAATGGAAAGCTGGAATTCTGGGGAATGCTGATCTTGAGGGCGACACCACCGCCGTTGTCATCGACGTTAAAAGTTCAGATGCCTCGTATATCAGCCTCACGTCCAGCAGCGCCAGAGTGCGTGTAAACCAATCAAACGCTGTCAAGCTGCATTGGCAGCTCAATAAAGTCTCTGCCGATCAGGCATTGTCCGAGATTTCTGAATGTAGAAAGGTTGAGGCGCTCTAG
- a CDS encoding SOS response-associated peptidase — MCGRLTQYRGIHDFVAALNMPNALANSVGELPLERYNVAPTSQVALLHLQGDLLHADLVRWGWRPHWAKDRAAPINARVEKVAHGPFFRAIWPHRAITPVDNWFEWVDEGGPKKQPYLIRRRDGAPIFCAAIGQLPDADEGPSEHDGFVIITADSAGGMVDIHDRRPVVLTPDLAREWLDPATPKERADQMVLHQGEPSEVFEWFKVDTAVGNVRNKGPELIRPAV, encoded by the coding sequence ATGTGCGGAAGACTTACACAGTACCGGGGGATTCACGACTTCGTGGCAGCGTTGAACATGCCTAATGCCCTGGCGAACTCCGTCGGCGAATTGCCGCTCGAACGCTACAACGTCGCCCCGACATCCCAAGTCGCCCTGCTCCACCTGCAGGGTGACCTGCTGCACGCCGACCTGGTGCGCTGGGGATGGCGGCCGCACTGGGCCAAGGACCGCGCCGCGCCGATCAATGCCCGTGTTGAGAAGGTGGCCCACGGCCCGTTCTTCCGGGCGATCTGGCCGCATCGCGCCATCACGCCGGTCGACAACTGGTTTGAGTGGGTGGACGAAGGCGGACCGAAGAAGCAGCCCTACCTAATCCGGCGGCGCGATGGCGCTCCCATCTTCTGCGCTGCCATCGGCCAGCTGCCCGACGCTGATGAAGGCCCAAGCGAGCACGACGGGTTCGTGATCATCACCGCCGACAGCGCTGGGGGCATGGTGGACATCCACGACCGGCGGCCGGTGGTGTTGACGCCCGACCTGGCTCGTGAATGGCTTGACCCGGCCACGCCCAAGGAGCGCGCCGATCAGATGGTGCTGCATCAGGGAGAGCCGTCAGAAGTCTTCGAGTGGTTCAAAGTCGATACGGCCGTGGGGAACGTGCGGAACAAAGGGCCAGAATTGATAAGGCCCGCAGTGTAG
- a CDS encoding lysis system i-spanin subunit Rz codes for MTPVQKLASLALLILMLMAGAAGVTWQVQDWRMGEKLAEQAGLHKDDLAAISNAAAAQARAEQEKRLAIEKELATQDQQHTRELSDAQRNQALLRDRLATADVRLSVLLADDPASGCNVPTAASAVGVVHAARRAQLDPAHAQRIIAITDDGDNGLIALRACQAYVRAITH; via the coding sequence ATGACGCCGGTGCAGAAGCTGGCGAGTCTGGCGCTGCTGATTCTGATGCTGATGGCCGGCGCCGCGGGCGTGACCTGGCAGGTGCAGGACTGGCGCATGGGAGAGAAGCTCGCCGAGCAGGCCGGCCTGCACAAGGACGATTTGGCCGCGATCAGCAATGCCGCAGCGGCCCAGGCCCGAGCAGAACAGGAAAAGCGCCTGGCCATCGAGAAAGAACTCGCCACCCAGGACCAACAACACACTCGAGAACTATCCGATGCCCAACGCAACCAGGCTCTTTTGCGCGATCGCCTTGCCACTGCTGATGTGCGGCTGTCAGTCCTCCTTGCCGACGATCCAGCCAGTGGCTGCAACGTGCCTACCGCCGCCAGCGCCGTCGGCGTGGTTCATGCAGCCCGTCGAGCCCAACTTGACCCAGCGCATGCGCAACGAATTATCGCCATCACCGACGATGGGGATAACGGATTGATAGCGCTGCGTGCGTGCCAGGCGTATGTCAGAGCTATCACGCACTGA
- a CDS encoding Bax inhibitor-1/YccA family protein encodes MREQNYAVNGNAQAEQLEVSRVLRNTYGLLALTLAFSGVMAYVAQQMRVGYPNIFVVLIGFYGLFFLTNKLRNSAWGLVSAFALTGFMGFILGPILNRYLGMAGGAEVVSSAFAMTALVFGGLSAYVLISRKDMSFLGGFITAGFFVLLAAVVAGMFFQISGLQLAISAGFVLFSSVCILFQTSAIIHGGERNYIMATISLYVSIYNLFISLLQIFGIMGRDD; translated from the coding sequence ATGCGCGAACAGAATTACGCAGTGAATGGTAACGCGCAGGCTGAGCAGCTTGAAGTCAGCCGCGTGTTGCGCAATACGTACGGCTTGCTCGCCCTTACCCTCGCATTCAGCGGCGTAATGGCGTATGTAGCGCAGCAAATGCGCGTTGGCTACCCGAATATCTTTGTCGTATTGATCGGTTTCTACGGTCTGTTTTTCCTGACCAACAAGCTGCGTAACTCGGCCTGGGGTCTGGTGTCGGCGTTTGCCTTGACGGGTTTCATGGGCTTTATCCTCGGCCCGATCCTCAACCGTTACCTCGGCATGGCCGGCGGCGCGGAAGTGGTCAGCTCGGCGTTTGCCATGACGGCCCTGGTCTTTGGTGGTCTGTCGGCCTACGTGCTGATCAGCCGCAAGGACATGAGTTTCCTGGGCGGTTTCATCACCGCTGGCTTCTTCGTGTTGCTGGCAGCAGTGGTCGCAGGCATGTTCTTCCAGATCAGCGGCCTGCAGTTGGCGATCAGCGCAGGGTTTGTGCTGTTCTCCTCTGTTTGCATCCTGTTCCAGACCAGCGCCATCATCCACGGCGGTGAGCGCAACTACATCATGGCGACCATCAGCCTGTATGTATCGATCTACAACCTGTTCATCAGCCTGTTGCAGATCTTCGGCATCATGGGCCGTGATGACTGA
- the murB gene encoding UDP-N-acetylmuramate dehydrogenase produces MTLHVLAQVSLKPFNSFGIDVRAQLFAEAHSDADVREALAYATAHAVPLLVIGGGSNLLLTQDIQALVLRMATQGIRVLQDDGQQVVVEAEAGEAWHPFVLWTLEHGFCGLENLSLIPGTVGAAPMQNIGAYGVEIKDVFAGLTALDRQTGELRDFSLQECNFAYRDSLFKHETGRWLILRVRFALSRTSHLKLDYGPVQQRLAGQGITEATPSDVSRAICSIRREKLPDPAELGNAGSFFKNPLVSQALAAELQALYPDLVAYPQPDGQMKLAAGWLIDKAGWKGFRDGDAGVHKMQALVLVNYGAATGHDIADLALRIQQDIAERFKVELEMEPNRY; encoded by the coding sequence ATGACCTTGCACGTGCTTGCGCAGGTATCGCTCAAGCCATTCAACAGCTTTGGCATCGACGTACGCGCCCAATTGTTTGCCGAGGCCCATAGTGACGCCGATGTCCGCGAGGCCCTGGCTTATGCGACTGCGCACGCAGTGCCGCTGCTGGTGATCGGTGGCGGCAGCAACTTATTGCTGACCCAGGACATTCAAGCGTTGGTGTTACGCATGGCGACCCAAGGCATTCGCGTGTTGCAGGATGATGGGCAGCAGGTGGTGGTCGAGGCCGAAGCGGGCGAAGCGTGGCACCCGTTTGTACTGTGGACCCTGGAGCACGGTTTCTGCGGTCTGGAAAACCTCAGCCTGATCCCCGGCACTGTCGGTGCCGCGCCGATGCAGAACATTGGTGCCTATGGTGTAGAGATCAAGGATGTGTTTGCCGGCCTGACTGCTCTGGACCGCCAAACGGGCGAGCTGCGCGACTTCAGCCTGCAAGAGTGCAACTTCGCTTACCGCGACAGCCTGTTCAAACACGAAACCGGGCGCTGGTTGATTCTGCGCGTGCGTTTTGCCTTGAGTCGCACCAGTCACCTGAAGCTCGACTACGGCCCGGTGCAGCAACGCCTGGCCGGGCAGGGGATCACCGAGGCGACGCCCAGCGACGTCAGCCGCGCAATCTGCAGCATCCGCCGCGAAAAACTGCCGGACCCGGCGGAGCTGGGTAATGCCGGGAGCTTTTTCAAGAACCCGCTGGTGTCTCAAGCGCTTGCCGCAGAGCTACAGGCGCTGTATCCGGACCTGGTGGCTTACCCGCAGCCTGACGGGCAGATGAAACTCGCGGCCGGCTGGCTGATCGATAAGGCCGGCTGGAAGGGCTTTCGTGATGGCGATGCGGGCGTGCATAAGATGCAAGCACTGGTGCTGGTCAACTATGGTGCGGCGACAGGGCACGATATTGCCGACCTGGCGCTGCGTATCCAGCAGGACATTGCTGAACGCTTCAAGGTTGAGCTGGAAATGGAACCTAATCGGTATTGA